From Candidatus Eisenbacteria bacterium, the proteins below share one genomic window:
- a CDS encoding glycosyltransferase family 39 protein — protein sequence MDARDRRRGEEEHRMSKKRRKEIQSEGNAPGEGLRRAEWGIAIAVCLLAVLFHIGFLTQAGALWRDEVNTAEFARMASVHEIYSFLKYDGFPPLVALLVRGWATAGGSSDDLGLRVFGFAVGLAFLGALWLACRSLRSPTPLFSLALIGLNPVAVRAVDSIRPYGLGMVLIVATMALVWRAIESPSAKGFVGAGILAVLSVQCMYQNAFLLVGICAAGAVVSLRRADLKTAGAVVLVGAVAALSLLPYRATIAAAQSWNVVIQSPTSAMQLLSILIQAVSPGGPATAVPWLVLAIVCGRAVARSLRPRSSPGQNAASQGVALFSGAVVVASTAAFLAALASTKLQTQPWYYVPLLAILAPALDAGAWAAATTHAWKIARLVLAAAIAAAMAVPGWAHVTERRTNADIVASLVGTEASAQDLIVVNPWYYGVSFRRYYKGTADWTTLPPLEDLRIHRYDLLKAAMARSNPIDPVLEKVTATLKSGHRLWLIGVFPDPRDVEEPAVLPPAPHASSGWYCAPYIITWGRQISYLLKSHVLRAEVLPTGAGRPVNPYENLAVVVVSGWR from the coding sequence GCCCGCGATCGCCGTCGTGGCGAGGAAGAGCACAGGATGAGCAAGAAGCGCCGGAAGGAGATCCAATCCGAGGGGAACGCCCCGGGAGAGGGCCTTCGGCGCGCCGAATGGGGCATCGCGATCGCTGTCTGCCTCCTCGCCGTGCTCTTCCATATCGGCTTCCTGACGCAGGCGGGGGCGCTCTGGCGCGACGAGGTCAACACAGCCGAATTCGCGCGAATGGCCTCGGTCCACGAGATCTACTCGTTTCTAAAGTACGACGGGTTTCCGCCGCTGGTGGCGCTGCTCGTGCGCGGTTGGGCCACTGCGGGAGGGAGCAGCGACGACTTGGGCCTCCGAGTGTTCGGCTTCGCCGTCGGTCTCGCCTTCCTCGGCGCGCTCTGGCTGGCGTGTCGATCGCTCCGCAGCCCTACCCCGCTCTTCTCCCTGGCGCTGATCGGCCTCAATCCCGTCGCCGTTCGCGCCGTCGACTCGATCCGGCCCTACGGGCTCGGGATGGTCCTGATCGTGGCGACGATGGCGCTCGTATGGAGGGCCATCGAGTCGCCCTCCGCGAAGGGGTTCGTGGGCGCGGGAATCCTCGCGGTCCTCAGCGTCCAATGCATGTACCAGAATGCCTTTCTGCTCGTCGGCATCTGCGCGGCCGGAGCCGTCGTATCGCTAAGGCGCGCCGACCTGAAAACGGCCGGCGCGGTCGTGCTTGTCGGCGCCGTCGCGGCGCTCTCACTACTACCCTATCGAGCGACCATTGCCGCGGCGCAGAGCTGGAACGTCGTGATCCAGAGCCCGACGAGCGCGATGCAGCTGCTCTCGATCCTCATCCAGGCGGTGAGCCCGGGAGGACCCGCGACGGCCGTCCCCTGGCTCGTGCTTGCCATCGTCTGCGGCCGGGCCGTGGCCCGCTCCCTTCGCCCTCGATCGAGCCCCGGACAGAACGCCGCGAGCCAGGGCGTGGCGCTGTTCAGCGGGGCGGTCGTGGTCGCGTCAACGGCAGCGTTCCTGGCCGCGCTGGCGTCGACCAAGCTGCAGACGCAGCCGTGGTACTACGTCCCGCTCCTGGCGATCCTCGCTCCGGCCCTGGACGCGGGCGCATGGGCCGCTGCGACGACCCATGCGTGGAAAATCGCCAGGCTTGTTCTCGCCGCTGCGATCGCCGCTGCGATGGCGGTGCCCGGATGGGCCCACGTGACGGAGCGGCGGACGAACGCCGACATCGTGGCATCCCTGGTCGGAACGGAAGCCTCGGCCCAGGATCTGATCGTCGTGAATCCCTGGTATTACGGGGTCAGCTTCCGTCGCTACTACAAGGGGACCGCCGATTGGACGACGCTCCCGCCGCTCGAAGATCTCCGGATCCACCGGTACGATCTGCTCAAGGCTGCGATGGCGCGATCGAATCCGATCGACCCGGTCCTCGAGAAGGTCACCGCGACGTTGAAGTCGGGACATCGCCTCTGGCTGATCGGAGTGTTTCCGGATCCAAGGGACGTGGAGGAGCCGGCCGTGTTGCCGCCGGCGCCCCATGCGTCGTCGGGTTGGTATTGCGCCCCCTATATCATCACGTGGGGCCGGCAAATCTCCTATTTGCTCAAGTCCCACGTCCTCCGGGCGGAGGTCCTCCCGACGGGAGCGGGGCGTCCCGTGAATCCCTACGAAAACTTGGCAGTGGTCGTCGTTTCGGGATGGCGGTGA